From Ignavibacteriales bacterium, a single genomic window includes:
- a CDS encoding DUF2085 domain-containing protein, which produces MTMEFNKRTYLILLFMVALWCGGILLAPAFSTALPGASTLLYSFYSPICHQIDARSFHLFGEKIGVCSRCSAIYFGFLLSMVLYPYARGLQAPAFPAKHWIALAIVPMLIDVLINVTGIHVSTLLTRAMTGLLFGFVLPFYLLPPLLEGIAQLRDQYLARGGFFYARKTE; this is translated from the coding sequence ATGACAATGGAATTCAACAAGCGCACATACCTGATCTTGCTGTTCATGGTCGCCCTCTGGTGCGGAGGAATCCTTCTTGCTCCCGCGTTCAGCACCGCTCTTCCGGGCGCCTCGACGCTTCTCTATTCGTTCTATTCCCCGATTTGTCATCAGATCGACGCGCGATCGTTCCACCTGTTTGGTGAGAAGATTGGTGTGTGTTCCCGTTGTTCCGCGATCTACTTCGGATTCCTGCTTTCGATGGTTCTGTATCCGTACGCTCGTGGGTTGCAGGCGCCGGCATTCCCGGCGAAGCACTGGATCGCTCTCGCGATTGTTCCGATGCTCATCGATGTGCTCATCAATGTGACGGGGATCCACGTGAGCACGCTCCTGACCAGAGCGATGACAGGTCTGCTGTTCGGCTTCGTCCTGCCTTTCTATCTACTTCCCCCTCTGCTGGAGGGCATTGCACAACTTCGAGATCAATACTTAGCACGAGGAGGTTTCTTCTATGCTCGAAAAACCGAATAA
- a CDS encoding amidohydrolase: MRIANAARILLFLSVTIVSLHARQSMDGIVDRELPKLLETYRYLHSNPEISYHEEKTSEFMAKELRRLGFEVTERVGKYEDARRVSYGLVAVMKNGDGPAVMVRTDLDGLPIAERTGLPYASTVTTKDDAGQDVSVMHACGHDIHMTSFLGTATLLSQLKDRWKGTVIMIGQPCEERGAGAHAMLNGGLYTRFPKPDFILALHDNATMDAGTVGVCEGFTLASVTSVDILVRGVGGHGAYPQSTKDPVVIASEIVLALQTIVSRENSPLDPAVVTVGSIHGGTKHNIIPDEVRLQITVRAYKEDVRKKILASIERIARGIALAAGVPSDRMPVIRIDESEFTASTYNNPEFTKRVARSFESALGKEKVLKVEPVMGGEDFGAYSLDDKIPLCIFWLGAIDPAKVERSRKDGIPLPSLHSSQFTPLPEPTIRAGMKATAAAVMDLLAR, encoded by the coding sequence ATGAGAATCGCCAACGCTGCACGCATACTCCTTTTTCTCTCGGTGACAATTGTCTCGCTCCATGCCCGGCAATCCATGGATGGCATCGTTGATCGCGAACTGCCGAAGCTGCTCGAGACATACCGTTACCTTCACAGCAATCCGGAGATTTCCTATCATGAAGAGAAAACATCCGAATTTATGGCAAAGGAACTCCGACGGCTCGGCTTCGAGGTGACGGAACGGGTGGGGAAGTACGAAGACGCGAGACGCGTCAGTTACGGACTCGTTGCCGTGATGAAGAACGGCGATGGCCCGGCAGTCATGGTCCGGACCGACCTCGACGGACTGCCCATTGCGGAACGAACCGGACTTCCCTACGCCAGCACTGTTACAACGAAAGACGACGCCGGGCAGGATGTATCGGTGATGCACGCGTGCGGTCACGACATTCACATGACGTCGTTCCTCGGCACCGCGACGCTCCTGAGTCAGCTCAAGGACCGCTGGAAGGGAACGGTGATCATGATCGGTCAACCGTGCGAGGAGCGGGGCGCCGGAGCGCACGCGATGCTCAATGGAGGATTATACACCCGCTTCCCAAAGCCTGATTTCATTCTCGCGCTTCACGATAATGCGACGATGGATGCCGGAACTGTGGGAGTTTGTGAAGGGTTCACGCTTGCGAGCGTTACTTCCGTTGACATCCTGGTTCGCGGCGTCGGCGGACATGGTGCATATCCGCAATCGACAAAAGATCCCGTCGTCATCGCTTCCGAAATCGTCCTCGCTCTTCAGACGATCGTGAGCAGAGAAAACTCACCGCTTGATCCGGCCGTCGTGACAGTCGGCTCGATCCACGGCGGAACGAAGCATAACATTATTCCGGACGAGGTCCGTCTGCAGATTACCGTCCGTGCCTACAAAGAAGACGTTCGGAAAAAGATCCTCGCATCCATCGAGCGGATTGCCCGCGGCATCGCCTTGGCGGCAGGCGTACCTTCCGACAGGATGCCGGTCATACGAATTGATGAGAGCGAATTTACCGCCTCGACGTATAACAACCCGGAGTTTACGAAACGAGTTGCGCGGTCGTTCGAATCAGCGCTGGGAAAAGAAAAGGTGTTGAAGGTGGAACCCGTTATGGGTGGGGAGGATTTCGGGGCCTACAGCCTTGATGACAAGATTCCGCTGTGCATCTTCTGGCTGGGAGCGATCGACCCGGCAAAAGTGGAAAGGAGCAGGAAGGACGGAATTCCTCTCCCTTCCCTTCACTCAAGCCAATTTACTCCTCTGCCAGAGCCCACGATTCGGGCGGGCATGAAAGCAACGGCTGCCGCAGTGATGGATTTGCTTGCCAGGTAG
- the thyX gene encoding FAD-dependent thymidylate synthase — protein sequence MEQKAEKLERPLVESLDEVLGVPFKVLDDGFVRVVDYMGSDESVVQAARVSYGKGTKKVNEDRGLIRYLLRHSHTTPFEMCEIKLHLRVPMDCWRQWIRHRTANINEYSTRYSIAVDATQKTPPYEWRQQSKDNKQGSEGFVDSLLGAQLTQQEQELQDFARKVYNERVEKGIAREQARKDLPLSTYTEAYWKIDLHNLLHFLLLRMDSHAQFEIRSYANVIGNEIVRRWCPIVWEAFTDYKVRGSSLTRLEIDVIRAIQLGRPEQARELAVKFGLLPPPGHEIKRNREREDLEEKLMLLNIPVPWK from the coding sequence ATGGAGCAGAAAGCAGAGAAACTGGAGCGGCCGCTGGTCGAGTCACTGGACGAAGTCCTGGGAGTACCATTCAAGGTGCTCGACGACGGATTTGTGCGTGTGGTCGACTACATGGGTTCCGACGAATCGGTCGTCCAGGCGGCACGGGTGTCGTACGGGAAGGGGACCAAAAAGGTGAACGAGGACCGCGGACTGATCCGCTACCTCCTTCGCCATTCACATACTACGCCGTTCGAGATGTGTGAGATCAAGCTGCACCTGCGCGTGCCGATGGATTGCTGGCGGCAGTGGATCAGACACCGGACGGCAAACATCAACGAGTATTCCACTCGGTATTCCATCGCGGTTGATGCCACACAGAAAACGCCTCCGTACGAATGGCGTCAGCAATCAAAGGACAACAAGCAGGGAAGCGAAGGGTTCGTGGATTCTCTCCTCGGAGCGCAGCTTACCCAGCAGGAACAAGAACTCCAGGATTTTGCCCGGAAGGTGTACAACGAACGCGTGGAAAAGGGAATAGCGCGTGAGCAGGCACGCAAAGATCTTCCTCTTTCGACCTACACCGAAGCGTACTGGAAAATCGACCTGCACAACCTGCTCCACTTTCTGCTACTCCGCATGGACAGCCATGCTCAGTTCGAAATCCGCTCCTACGCAAACGTCATCGGCAACGAAATTGTGCGGCGCTGGTGCCCGATCGTGTGGGAAGCTTTCACGGACTACAAGGTGCGGGGTTCATCACTCACGCGGCTGGAAATCGATGTCATTCGGGCTATTCAGCTGGGCAGACCGGAACAAGCGCGCGAGTTGGCCGTGAAATTCGGTCTTCTCCCCCCTCCCGGCCATGAGATCAAACGAAACCGCGAACGGGAAGACCTCGAAGAGAAGCTGATGTTGCTGAATATCCCGGTTCCCTGGAAATAG
- a CDS encoding carbon-nitrogen hydrolase, translating to MPVPKKFSVGLIQMALGSDPDKNLRKAIAGIEEAADGGAHVVCLPELFLSPYFCQTEDAALFDLAEPIPGPTTQTLSKLAKKLKVVLIAPLFERRAAGIYHNSAAIIDASGEMVGLYRKMHIPDDPSYYEKFYFTPGDLGFQAFDTRVGRISTLICWDQWYPEGARLSALQGASILFYPTAIGWHPHEKKQHWKVQRDAWQTVQRGHAIANGIYVAAVNRIGHEKPNKKTAGIEFWGTTFIADPQGVVLAEAGIDKEEILISEVDLVHLEDIRRNWPFLRDRRIDMYGGITQRFLDQAPRKKAR from the coding sequence ATGCCCGTCCCAAAGAAATTCAGCGTTGGGTTGATTCAGATGGCTTTGGGGTCCGATCCGGACAAGAACCTCAGGAAGGCGATTGCAGGAATCGAGGAAGCGGCTGACGGAGGCGCGCATGTTGTCTGCCTGCCCGAGCTGTTTCTTTCCCCCTATTTCTGTCAGACCGAAGACGCTGCGTTGTTCGATCTTGCAGAACCGATCCCCGGACCAACGACCCAGACGCTCTCAAAGCTGGCGAAGAAGCTCAAGGTCGTACTGATCGCTCCCCTTTTTGAGCGAAGAGCGGCCGGTATCTACCACAACAGCGCCGCAATCATCGACGCGAGCGGCGAGATGGTCGGACTCTACCGCAAGATGCACATCCCCGACGATCCGTCATACTACGAGAAGTTTTATTTCACACCGGGTGATCTCGGTTTTCAGGCATTCGATACGCGAGTGGGACGGATCAGCACGCTCATTTGCTGGGATCAATGGTACCCGGAAGGAGCCCGGTTGTCTGCATTGCAGGGAGCTTCGATTCTGTTCTACCCGACTGCGATCGGCTGGCATCCGCACGAAAAGAAACAGCATTGGAAAGTCCAGCGCGATGCGTGGCAAACGGTGCAGCGGGGTCATGCGATAGCCAACGGAATCTACGTGGCCGCGGTGAACAGAATCGGTCATGAGAAACCGAACAAAAAAACCGCTGGAATTGAATTCTGGGGCACTACCTTCATCGCTGATCCTCAGGGTGTTGTTCTTGCAGAAGCCGGGATCGACAAAGAGGAAATTCTGATCAGCGAGGTGGACCTTGTTCATCTCGAGGATATCCGCCGAAACTGGCCTTTTCTTCGCGACCGGAGAATCGATATGTATGGCGGGATCACACAACGTTTTCTTGACCAAGCTCCAAGGAAGAAAGCTCGATGA
- a CDS encoding HAMP domain-containing sensor histidine kinase, which produces MINHNRNLLPQSSELKVGLLILAFVIVAGTLWYTHSIVSDLEVNQKNIASLYAKSFEYMGSSTTQNGDYTFVVEEIVRNIDFPMILSDSSNEPIAPYPMYVRNIKLDSTISTDAQRSFLKDLIQEMDMHNPRIRVEAGENVILNYVHYGESKLITRLRLLPYVEFGVVAVFILIGYISFSYIKRSEQSSIWVGMARETAHQLGTPISSMMGWVELLRHQTGNGDETVVETLHDMDNDLQRLQKIASRFSRIGSKPDLKEENLVEIIEKVIQYFQRRIPQTGKKVQLTLEYKTPVQANVNGELFEWVIENLIKNALDAIENGAGRITISLSERPEHINIDVTDTGKGIDMTYRKEVFRPGFSTKKRGWGLGLSLAQRIIESYHRGKLILRDSKPGTGTTFRIKLRKR; this is translated from the coding sequence ATGATAAACCACAATCGAAATCTGCTTCCTCAGTCGAGCGAACTCAAGGTCGGTCTCCTCATTCTTGCGTTCGTCATCGTCGCTGGAACGCTTTGGTACACGCACTCCATTGTCAGCGACCTCGAAGTCAATCAGAAGAATATTGCCAGCCTGTACGCGAAGTCGTTTGAGTACATGGGAAGCAGCACGACGCAGAATGGCGACTACACGTTCGTCGTCGAAGAAATCGTTCGCAACATCGATTTCCCGATGATTCTTTCCGATTCGTCCAATGAGCCCATTGCCCCGTATCCGATGTATGTTCGCAACATCAAGCTCGACTCCACGATATCCACGGACGCCCAGCGATCATTCCTGAAGGACCTCATCCAGGAGATGGATATGCATAATCCACGGATCAGAGTCGAGGCCGGGGAGAATGTTATCCTGAACTACGTCCACTATGGCGAGTCGAAGCTGATCACCCGGCTTCGTCTTCTTCCGTACGTCGAGTTCGGCGTCGTTGCGGTGTTCATCCTTATCGGCTACATCAGTTTCAGCTACATCAAGAGGAGCGAACAAAGCAGCATCTGGGTCGGGATGGCGCGCGAGACTGCGCATCAACTGGGCACCCCCATCTCCAGCATGATGGGGTGGGTTGAACTCCTCAGGCACCAGACCGGAAACGGGGATGAGACGGTCGTTGAAACGTTGCACGACATGGACAACGATCTGCAGCGTTTGCAGAAGATTGCAAGTCGTTTCTCGCGCATCGGATCGAAGCCCGACCTCAAGGAAGAGAATCTGGTTGAGATCATCGAGAAGGTCATTCAATATTTCCAGCGGCGGATCCCTCAGACGGGCAAGAAAGTGCAGCTCACACTCGAATACAAGACTCCGGTTCAAGCAAACGTCAACGGAGAGCTGTTCGAGTGGGTCATCGAGAACCTGATCAAGAACGCTCTTGATGCGATCGAAAACGGCGCTGGCAGGATCACGATTTCGCTGTCGGAACGTCCCGAGCATATCAACATAGACGTGACCGACACGGGCAAAGGGATCGACATGACGTACCGCAAAGAGGTCTTCAGGCCCGGGTTCTCAACCAAGAAGCGCGGCTGGGGACTTGGATTGAGCCTCGCACAACGCATCATCGAGTCGTACCACCGCGGAAAACTCATCCTTCGGGACAGCAAGCCGGGAACAGGAACGACCTTCCGGATCAAGCTTCGCAAACGCTAA
- a CDS encoding SDR family oxidoreductase, producing MDFGLRNKVALVAAASRGLGKASALSLAQEGARLVICSRNEQSINRTAEEIRAKTGAIVLPVVADVSIEADVTRFVQAAINEFGTVHVMVNNAGGPPTGHVLNVTDEEWAKGVQLTLMSVIRFIRAVLPSMENQHWGRIISIVSIAAKQPINELLISSTLRPGILGLTKVLSNQYAKDNITVNTICPGLILTKRQEELSVSRAADKKMTLEEYLSESARAIPAGRLGRAEEIGDVVAFLASEKASYINGVNLLVDGGATRGIH from the coding sequence ATGGATTTCGGTCTGCGAAACAAAGTGGCTCTTGTCGCTGCGGCGAGCCGGGGATTGGGAAAGGCATCAGCGCTCTCTCTGGCCCAGGAGGGGGCTCGTCTCGTGATCTGCTCCCGCAATGAGCAGAGCATCAACAGGACCGCGGAAGAAATCAGAGCGAAAACCGGTGCCATAGTTCTTCCGGTTGTGGCAGACGTGAGCATTGAAGCGGACGTGACGCGGTTCGTTCAGGCGGCCATCAACGAATTTGGAACTGTGCATGTCATGGTCAACAACGCCGGCGGGCCGCCAACCGGGCACGTCCTCAATGTGACGGATGAAGAATGGGCGAAAGGCGTTCAACTGACTTTGATGAGCGTCATCAGGTTCATCAGGGCCGTTCTGCCGTCGATGGAGAATCAACACTGGGGGAGGATCATCAGCATCGTGTCGATCGCAGCGAAGCAGCCGATCAACGAGTTGCTCATTTCGTCGACACTTCGCCCCGGCATTCTGGGGTTGACGAAGGTGTTGTCAAACCAGTACGCCAAGGACAACATCACCGTCAATACGATTTGCCCCGGGTTGATTCTCACGAAGCGCCAGGAGGAACTCAGTGTCTCGCGGGCTGCAGATAAGAAAATGACGTTGGAGGAATACCTGTCGGAAAGTGCTCGGGCAATACCGGCTGGCCGGCTTGGCCGGGCTGAGGAAATCGGTGATGTTGTTGCGTTCCTTGCGTCAGAAAAGGCAAGCTACATCAACGGAGTGAATCTGTTGGTCGATGGAGGAGCGACCCGGGGGATACATTAG
- a CDS encoding nuclear transport factor 2 family protein, giving the protein MKTRYLSLWLLCSVIGINSAIAQNGIADVRKVLMDQVKAWNDGSVEGYMKGYWNSDSTTFVSGGTVTRGYRGVLARYKKGYDTREKMGKLEFTELSIRNIASDIVIATGGWQLTRAQDQPGGRFTLVLERKPEGWRIVYDHTSSAK; this is encoded by the coding sequence ATGAAAACCCGATATCTCTCCTTGTGGTTATTGTGCAGTGTCATTGGTATCAACTCTGCAATTGCTCAGAACGGGATAGCAGATGTCCGCAAGGTCCTTATGGACCAGGTGAAAGCCTGGAACGATGGAAGCGTTGAAGGATACATGAAGGGGTACTGGAATTCCGACAGCACGACGTTTGTCAGCGGTGGAACCGTGACACGCGGTTATCGCGGGGTTCTTGCGCGATACAAGAAGGGATATGACACGCGGGAAAAAATGGGTAAGCTGGAATTCACAGAGTTGAGCATCCGGAACATCGCGAGCGACATCGTTATTGCCACCGGAGGCTGGCAGCTTACGAGGGCACAAGACCAACCGGGAGGCCGATTCACGCTCGTCCTCGAGAGGAAGCCGGAGGGTTGGCGCATCGTCTACGACCACACATCATCTGCAAAATGA
- a CDS encoding dihydrofolate reductase codes for MKLILIAALTRSRVIGKDRAVPWDIPEDMQRFKKQTLGHVVLMGRGTYETLSSPLTNRRNVVLTSRSIEGVETFPTISGALEVLQNEGEVYVIGGGQIFAQLLLSADELRLTLVDQEIDGDTFFPPYEHLVGSLFQLASKEEYPGFSFLDYARIG; via the coding sequence ATGAAACTCATCCTCATTGCCGCCCTTACGAGAAGCCGAGTCATCGGAAAAGACCGCGCCGTACCCTGGGACATCCCGGAGGACATGCAACGCTTCAAGAAACAGACGCTGGGACATGTGGTGTTGATGGGGCGCGGGACCTACGAGACGTTGAGCTCTCCGCTTACAAACCGGCGCAACGTGGTTCTTACATCCAGGAGCATTGAGGGGGTGGAGACATTTCCAACGATCAGCGGGGCGCTCGAAGTGCTGCAAAACGAGGGAGAGGTCTACGTAATTGGCGGAGGTCAGATCTTTGCCCAGCTTCTCTTGTCGGCTGACGAGCTGCGCTTAACGCTGGTGGATCAGGAAATCGATGGCGACACTTTTTTTCCCCCCTACGAACATCTTGTCGGCTCCCTCTTCCAACTGGCATCGAAAGAGGAGTATCCGGGCTTTTCGTTCCTCGATTATGCCCGGATCGGATAG
- a CDS encoding MarC family protein, producing the protein MNFDLNSLLYSFIPLFVAIDVLGIVPVFLSLTTRMNRPEKHTLITQATLTALAVSVLFVFGGRLIFNFLGITENDFRVGGGIVLLVLAVTDLLFPPSKQRSPESSAGVVPIGIPLIVGPAALTTILILVDSKGYVVTILSLLANLLIVWIVFRYSEVIVRLMGEAGSKAVAKVAALFMAGIAVMMIRVGLSGMIKGM; encoded by the coding sequence ATGAATTTCGACCTCAATTCACTCCTGTATTCTTTTATTCCGCTCTTCGTCGCGATCGATGTGCTCGGCATCGTCCCCGTCTTCCTGTCGCTCACGACCAGAATGAACCGGCCGGAGAAGCACACCCTCATCACGCAGGCGACTCTCACGGCACTTGCTGTGTCGGTTCTCTTCGTGTTTGGCGGACGACTGATCTTCAATTTCCTGGGCATCACGGAAAATGATTTTCGCGTTGGGGGCGGCATCGTGCTTCTCGTCCTCGCGGTCACCGACCTTCTCTTTCCTCCTTCGAAACAGCGGAGTCCCGAATCATCGGCTGGTGTTGTGCCGATCGGTATTCCGCTCATCGTTGGTCCCGCTGCGCTGACGACGATACTCATCCTCGTTGATTCCAAGGGGTACGTCGTGACGATTCTCTCGCTGTTGGCGAATCTGTTGATCGTCTGGATTGTCTTCCGGTATTCTGAAGTTATTGTGAGACTGATGGGGGAGGCGGGCTCAAAGGCGGTCGCAAAAGTTGCGGCTCTCTTCATGGCAGGAATCGCTGTGATGATGATCCGGGTCGGACTCTCGGGGATGATCAAGGGTATGTGA
- a CDS encoding agmatine deiminase family protein, with the protein MNTRGKTPAALGYHMPAEWENHEATWLGWPHNKTDWPGKFSPIPWVFGEMAKRISAGEIVRIIATTRVQQQAKRVLTRAGVNLGQIEFFNYPTNRGWTRDFGPIFVTSNKKPDDVAIARFRFTAWARYPDWKKDDAVPPKAAKKLGVPLIDAKIGDKDFVLEGGSIDVNGRGTVLTTEECLLHKTVQVRNPGFGKEEVEQALRDNLGVTNVLWLGDGIVGDDTHGHVDDLCRFVNPATVVLIQESNPKDVNYRPLHENRERLEGMKLENGSKIQVVPLPTPAPLYYDTMRLPASYANFYISNAAVIVPTFNDPNDRIALGTLSELFTDRPVVGIHAVDLVLGFGTLHCLTQQQPAP; encoded by the coding sequence ATGAACACAAGAGGAAAGACTCCTGCGGCACTGGGTTATCATATGCCCGCCGAATGGGAAAACCACGAGGCGACCTGGCTTGGCTGGCCGCACAACAAGACCGACTGGCCAGGTAAATTCTCGCCCATTCCCTGGGTCTTCGGGGAAATGGCAAAGAGAATTTCCGCGGGTGAAATTGTCCGGATCATAGCGACGACCCGGGTTCAGCAGCAGGCGAAGCGCGTTCTCACTCGAGCCGGCGTCAACCTTGGCCAAATCGAGTTCTTCAATTACCCGACCAACCGCGGCTGGACGCGTGATTTCGGTCCCATCTTCGTCACAAGCAACAAGAAGCCGGACGATGTGGCAATTGCGCGGTTCCGCTTCACAGCCTGGGCTCGCTATCCCGATTGGAAGAAGGACGACGCTGTCCCGCCGAAGGCCGCGAAGAAACTCGGCGTTCCTTTGATCGATGCGAAGATAGGCGACAAGGATTTTGTCCTCGAAGGCGGAAGCATCGACGTCAATGGACGCGGGACGGTACTGACGACCGAGGAATGCCTTCTGCACAAGACTGTTCAGGTACGCAACCCTGGCTTCGGGAAGGAAGAAGTGGAACAGGCCCTTCGCGACAACCTCGGAGTAACGAATGTTCTCTGGCTCGGCGACGGGATCGTCGGCGACGACACGCACGGTCATGTGGACGATCTGTGCCGGTTCGTCAATCCAGCGACGGTCGTCCTCATACAGGAATCTAATCCCAAGGATGTGAACTACCGGCCGCTCCACGAAAATCGAGAACGGCTGGAAGGGATGAAGTTGGAGAATGGATCGAAGATACAGGTTGTTCCACTGCCCACGCCCGCCCCTCTTTACTATGATACGATGCGTCTCCCGGCAAGCTACGCGAATTTCTACATCTCGAATGCGGCGGTCATCGTCCCAACGTTCAATGATCCGAACGACCGCATCGCGCTCGGCACTCTTTCGGAGCTCTTCACAGACCGACCCGTGGTCGGAATTCATGCCGTCGATCTCGTGCTCGGATTCGGCACGCTGCATTGTCTGACGCAACAGCAGCCGGCCCCCTGA
- a CDS encoding peptidase, with product MDTKTTKDLEAKIRRFTPVEITADVSKLSDGDKKALVKLFEASRILDRLYTRQVWSGNETLRSKLEADKTPEGALRLEYFNINMNPWSVLDHDAPFIEGAPPRPGGANFYPEDMTKEEFNAWVEKLPDAEKQKATGFFYTVHRDADRKLALVPFNEEYRDFLEPAAKLLHEAAALTTNASLKSFLSKRGDAFLSNDYYGSDVAWMDLDSPLEPTIGPYEVYMDDLFNYKAAFESFITLRNDGETNKLATFSKHLQDVENNLPINPKYRNPKLGASAPIRVVDEVLVGGEARAGVQTAAFNLPNDERITREKGSKRVMLRNVQEAKFKNVLVPIARIAVDASQQSKIAFEPFFTHILAHELMHGLGPHTIAVNGKQTTVRQQMKDLGSALEEAKADIAGLFALQYLIDKGVVAKSVEEPMYITYLAGTFRSVRFGINDAHGKGMVLQFNYLMDLGAIVYDAASGTFKVNIAAMKDASQRLTGDIMTIQAEGSYEKAKALFDKYVVIRPEMKAVLEKLSDVPTDIAPSFPLADQMK from the coding sequence ATGGACACAAAGACAACAAAAGACCTCGAGGCGAAGATCAGGCGGTTCACACCGGTTGAGATTACGGCAGACGTATCGAAGCTTTCGGATGGTGACAAGAAAGCCCTCGTGAAGCTCTTCGAGGCATCGAGAATTCTCGACAGGCTTTACACCCGCCAGGTCTGGAGCGGAAACGAAACACTCCGCTCGAAACTCGAAGCCGACAAGACCCCCGAGGGGGCCCTGCGTCTGGAGTACTTCAATATCAATATGAACCCGTGGTCTGTCCTCGACCACGACGCACCGTTTATCGAGGGTGCCCCCCCGCGGCCGGGCGGAGCAAACTTCTATCCAGAAGACATGACCAAAGAGGAATTCAACGCCTGGGTCGAGAAGCTCCCCGATGCTGAGAAACAGAAGGCAACCGGGTTCTTTTATACCGTCCATCGCGACGCGGACCGCAAGCTCGCACTTGTCCCGTTCAACGAGGAGTACAGAGATTTCCTGGAACCGGCTGCGAAACTTCTCCACGAAGCGGCCGCGCTGACGACAAACGCCTCGCTGAAGAGCTTCCTTTCCAAACGCGGCGACGCTTTCCTCAGCAACGACTACTATGGAAGCGACGTGGCATGGATGGACCTGGATAGCCCGCTCGAACCGACTATCGGGCCGTATGAAGTGTACATGGACGATCTCTTCAACTACAAAGCGGCATTCGAGTCATTCATCACACTTCGAAACGACGGGGAAACGAACAAACTCGCCACCTTCTCCAAGCATCTCCAGGATGTCGAGAACAATCTCCCGATCAATCCAAAGTATCGCAATCCGAAGCTCGGCGCATCGGCCCCCATTCGTGTCGTTGACGAAGTACTGGTGGGAGGCGAGGCCCGCGCCGGAGTCCAGACAGCTGCCTTCAATCTGCCAAACGATGAACGCATAACCCGCGAAAAAGGGAGCAAACGGGTCATGCTCCGAAACGTGCAGGAGGCGAAATTTAAGAATGTGCTGGTGCCTATTGCGCGCATCGCCGTGGACGCTTCCCAGCAATCGAAGATCGCATTCGAACCATTCTTCACGCACATCCTCGCTCATGAGCTCATGCATGGACTCGGGCCGCACACAATCGCGGTGAACGGCAAACAAACCACGGTCAGGCAGCAAATGAAGGACCTCGGTTCCGCGCTCGAGGAAGCAAAAGCCGATATCGCAGGGCTTTTTGCGCTCCAGTATCTGATCGACAAAGGCGTTGTTGCGAAGTCGGTTGAAGAACCGATGTATATCACCTACCTGGCCGGCACATTCCGTTCCGTTCGTTTCGGCATCAACGATGCGCACGGGAAGGGCATGGTGTTGCAGTTCAACTACCTCATGGACCTGGGTGCGATTGTCTATGACGCTGCGAGCGGGACCTTCAAGGTCAATATCGCAGCGATGAAGGACGCGTCGCAGAGGCTGACGGGAGACATCATGACAATCCAGGCCGAAGGAAGTTATGAGAAAGCGAAGGCCTTGTTTGACAAGTATGTTGTCATACGGCCTGAGATGAAGGCGGTGCTGGAGAAGCTCTCTGATGTCCCGACGGACATTGCGCCGTCGTTCCCCCTCGCCGATCAAATGAAATAA